From Pandoraea norimbergensis, the proteins below share one genomic window:
- the grxC gene encoding glutaredoxin 3, giving the protein MPKIVMYSTQVCPYCQMAERLLRQRGVQEIEKVLIDKDPARREEMMTRTGRRTVPQIYIDDRHVGGYDDLSALDRAGGLAPLLQAA; this is encoded by the coding sequence ATGCCGAAGATCGTGATGTACAGCACGCAAGTGTGCCCGTATTGCCAGATGGCCGAGCGCCTGCTGCGCCAGCGTGGTGTTCAGGAAATCGAGAAGGTTCTGATCGACAAGGACCCCGCGCGCCGCGAAGAAATGATGACGCGCACGGGCCGTCGCACGGTGCCGCAGATCTACATCGATGATCGCCACGTCGGGGGCTATGACGATCTGTCGGCACTCGATCGTGCCGGTGGCCTCGCGCCGCTCTTGCAAGCCGCCTGA
- the secB gene encoding protein-export chaperone SecB — translation MSDQNQPFFSIQRAYLKDLSLEQPNSPAIFLEQEMPTVEVQVDVAAERLADEIFEVAVIATVTAKIKDKVAFLVEGKQAGIFEIRNVPVEQLDPLIGIACPTIVYPYLRANVADAISRAGFQPIHLAEINFQALYEQRLAQLAEQQAANGETPAPGIVMPDGSSAKTH, via the coding sequence ATGTCCGACCAGAATCAGCCGTTTTTCAGCATCCAGCGCGCCTACCTGAAAGATCTGTCGCTTGAGCAGCCGAACTCGCCCGCGATCTTCCTTGAACAGGAAATGCCGACGGTCGAAGTGCAAGTGGACGTCGCCGCCGAGCGTCTGGCCGATGAAATCTTCGAAGTGGCCGTGATCGCCACCGTGACGGCAAAGATCAAGGACAAGGTCGCGTTCCTGGTTGAAGGCAAGCAAGCCGGCATTTTCGAAATCCGTAACGTGCCGGTCGAACAACTCGATCCGCTCATCGGCATCGCCTGCCCGACGATCGTGTACCCGTACCTGCGTGCAAACGTGGCCGATGCCATCAGCCGTGCCGGTTTCCAGCCGATCCATCTGGCCGAAATCAACTTCCAGGCGCTGTACGAACAACGTCTGGCACAACTGGCTGAGCAGCAAGCGGCCAACGGCGAGACGCCGGCCCCGGGCATCGTGATGCCCGACGGCTCGTCCGCCAAGACTCACTAA
- the gpmA gene encoding 2,3-diphosphoglycerate-dependent phosphoglycerate mutase — protein MYKLVLIRHGESTWNKENRFTGWVDVDLTEKGVAEASQAGKLLAEAGFAFDLAYTSVLKRAIRTLWHVQDAMDQMWIPVVHTWRLNERHYGALAGLNKAETAAKYGDDQVHVWRRSYDTPPPPLAADDDRSSYNDPRYAKLKREEIPLTECLKDTVARVLPLWNESIAPAVRAGKQVLVAAHGNSLRALIKHLDNISDDDIAGLNIPNGTPLVYELDADLKPIRHYYLGDQDKIAGALAAVAAQGKSK, from the coding sequence ATGTACAAGCTCGTTCTCATCCGCCACGGCGAATCGACGTGGAACAAGGAAAATCGCTTCACCGGCTGGGTCGACGTCGACCTGACCGAAAAGGGCGTTGCCGAAGCCAGCCAGGCAGGCAAATTGCTCGCCGAAGCCGGTTTCGCGTTCGATCTGGCCTACACCTCGGTGCTCAAGCGCGCCATTCGCACGCTCTGGCACGTGCAGGATGCCATGGACCAGATGTGGATTCCCGTCGTTCACACCTGGCGCCTAAACGAGCGTCACTACGGTGCGCTGGCCGGCCTGAACAAAGCCGAAACCGCCGCAAAGTACGGTGACGATCAAGTGCACGTCTGGCGCCGCAGCTACGATACACCGCCGCCCCCGCTCGCCGCCGACGACGACCGCAGCTCGTACAACGACCCGCGTTACGCCAAGCTCAAGCGCGAAGAGATTCCGCTCACCGAGTGCCTGAAGGACACCGTCGCTCGCGTTCTCCCGCTGTGGAACGAATCGATTGCCCCGGCGGTGCGTGCTGGCAAGCAAGTACTCGTCGCCGCACACGGGAACTCGCTGCGCGCGCTCATCAAGCATCTGGACAACATTTCGGACGACGACATCGCCGGCCTGAACATCCCGAACGGCACGCCGCTCGTGTATGAACTGGACGCCGATCTCAAGCCGATTCGCCACTACTACCTGGGCGATCAGGACAAGATCGCCGGTGCACTGGCGGCTGTCGCCGCGCAGGGCAAGTCGAAGTAA
- a CDS encoding helix-turn-helix transcriptional regulator, whose protein sequence is MGIQGDLRACLRQLHQLPVSTLDYLPIWLETLRTLLSADAVAALWHDGDTQRSTAGNWFAPQSSVSACERFAASGGAMPSGDDAWFSMAGGELIRGHACRIRLPHRAAHTAVERSPTLTRSSELDACLGDGDVLDICLMPVLRYRAGQMGVDAVDVAHPADFPQRTGPLRILVSRDKPHRRFSAYEVQMFEHAAAEFAIVPTRPVLPWPEAGTAVFPVSAFGRDAGDDSVDPLCRDICGTLVWHHGQPEWADSAALGLMQRVWRGASGDVWPDACLVVRQCHALAAELTSLPEAAAPSMSPEFLVPPASPASPARHANRQVALPGGTLHLQATRLRSMNGRPTERVRIALHLAVPPAIRLLHRLWATPLTPVQREIAMRLLSGQSRPQAREACGIGVQTLKTHLSAMRARLDPVRDATLLRGLGGPGCGVSNASVRSGKTAARLE, encoded by the coding sequence ATGGGAATACAGGGGGATTTGCGCGCCTGTCTTCGGCAACTGCACCAGTTGCCGGTATCCACGCTCGATTACCTGCCGATATGGCTCGAGACGTTACGCACGCTGCTATCGGCGGATGCCGTGGCGGCGCTGTGGCACGACGGCGATACCCAGCGATCGACCGCAGGGAACTGGTTCGCACCGCAGTCATCGGTGTCTGCCTGCGAGCGGTTTGCCGCCAGCGGTGGGGCGATGCCGTCGGGTGACGATGCGTGGTTCTCAATGGCGGGCGGTGAGCTGATTCGTGGTCATGCGTGTCGGATCCGCCTGCCGCATCGTGCGGCGCATACCGCCGTTGAGCGCTCACCGACGCTCACCCGCTCCTCGGAACTCGACGCGTGTCTGGGCGATGGCGACGTACTGGATATTTGTCTGATGCCCGTGCTCAGGTATCGGGCCGGCCAGATGGGCGTGGATGCGGTGGATGTGGCTCACCCGGCTGACTTTCCGCAGCGCACGGGCCCGCTGCGCATTCTGGTTTCCCGCGACAAGCCGCATCGGCGCTTTAGTGCGTATGAAGTGCAGATGTTTGAGCATGCCGCTGCGGAATTTGCGATAGTGCCGACGCGTCCCGTTTTGCCGTGGCCCGAGGCCGGGACGGCCGTTTTCCCGGTGTCTGCATTCGGCCGGGACGCCGGTGACGATTCCGTCGACCCGCTTTGTCGCGATATCTGCGGCACACTCGTCTGGCATCACGGACAGCCAGAGTGGGCTGATTCCGCCGCGCTAGGCCTGATGCAGCGCGTGTGGCGAGGCGCTTCCGGCGACGTCTGGCCCGACGCATGTCTTGTCGTACGGCAGTGCCACGCGCTGGCGGCCGAGTTGACCTCGTTGCCGGAAGCGGCCGCACCTTCCATGTCTCCCGAGTTTCTCGTGCCTCCCGCGTCTCCCGCATCCCCAGCACGCCACGCGAATCGACAGGTTGCCTTGCCGGGCGGCACATTACATCTTCAGGCGACCCGTCTGCGCAGCATGAACGGACGCCCCACGGAGCGAGTGCGCATCGCGTTGCACCTTGCCGTGCCTCCGGCGATACGGCTATTGCATCGTCTTTGGGCCACGCCGCTCACGCCCGTGCAGCGCGAAATCGCCATGCGGCTCCTTTCCGGCCAATCGCGCCCGCAGGCGCGCGAGGCTTGCGGCATTGGCGTACAGACGCTTAAAACGCACCTGTCGGCGATGCGCGCCCGGCTGGACCCGGTACGGGACGCTACCTTGCTACGGGGTCTGGGCGGCCCGGGGTGCGGTGTTTCAAACGCATCGGTGCGCAGCGGCAAAACGGCGGCTCGGCTAGAATAG
- a CDS encoding HesA/MoeB/ThiF family protein, producing the protein MNDDQLLRYSRHILLDEIGIEGQERLLAAHAVIVGAGGLGSPAALYLAASGIGRITLIDDDDVDLTNLQRQILHDTHSVGHPKVISGRNRIAQINPGVVVDVVNERVDEVRLTALAKTASVVLDGSDNFVTRHAVNRACVAAKVPLVSGAALRFDGQISVFDVRNDTSPCYECIFPADEPFPEQACATMGVLAPLVGIIGSMQAAEAIKVITGVGVPLVGRLLMLDSRKMSWHTMHCARNPECKVCGQRH; encoded by the coding sequence ATGAACGACGATCAGCTGTTGCGTTACTCCCGCCATATCCTGCTCGATGAAATCGGTATCGAGGGCCAGGAGCGCCTGCTGGCCGCCCACGCGGTGATCGTGGGCGCCGGTGGTCTGGGCTCGCCTGCCGCGCTTTATCTGGCGGCCTCGGGCATCGGGCGCATTACCTTGATCGACGACGACGATGTCGATCTCACCAACCTGCAACGCCAGATCCTGCACGACACCCACAGCGTGGGTCATCCGAAGGTGATCTCGGGCCGCAATCGCATCGCTCAGATCAATCCGGGTGTGGTGGTGGACGTCGTCAACGAGCGTGTGGACGAAGTTCGCCTCACCGCGCTGGCGAAGACGGCGAGCGTGGTACTCGACGGCTCCGACAACTTCGTCACGCGCCATGCGGTCAATCGCGCGTGCGTGGCGGCCAAGGTGCCGTTGGTCTCGGGCGCCGCGCTGCGCTTCGATGGCCAGATCAGCGTGTTCGACGTGCGCAACGACACGTCACCCTGCTACGAATGCATCTTCCCCGCCGACGAGCCGTTCCCCGAGCAAGCCTGCGCCACCATGGGCGTGCTGGCGCCGCTCGTGGGCATCATCGGCAGCATGCAGGCTGCCGAGGCGATCAAGGTCATCACGGGTGTCGGTGTGCCGCTGGTGGGCCGTCTGCTGATGCTCGACAGCCGCAAGATGAGTTGGCACACGATGCACTGCGCGCGCAATCCTGAATGCAAGGTCTGCGGACAGCGTCACTGA
- the gshA gene encoding glutamate--cysteine ligase, translated as MVPHLVTALKGPLLDLEKKILDATPAIERWFRLEWQEHTPPFYCSVDLRNAGFKLAPVDTNLFPGGFNNLAPEVLPLAVQAAMAAIEKICPDAKNLLLIPERHTRNSFYLQNIARLSTIMRHAGLNVRLGSLSDDITEPTTIELPDGQHVVIEPLERSQRRLGLKNFDPCSILLNNDLSAGIPPILEGLHEQYLLPPLHAGWAVRRKSQHFSAYDDVVKKFAKMIDVDQWMLNPYFAKCEGIDFDERVGEEKLADTVDAVLKKINKKYREYGITEKPFVVIKADAGTYGMGVMMVHDAAEIKNLNRRERTKMSVVKDGLEVHDVIVQEGVYTFERINEAVAEPVVYMIDRYVVGGFYRVHTGRGTDENLNAPGMHFVPLAFEHTALPDVHAKPGAAPPNRFYMYGVVARLALLASSIELERTDPDPETY; from the coding sequence ATGGTTCCGCATCTCGTCACGGCCCTGAAAGGCCCCCTGCTCGACCTGGAAAAGAAGATTCTCGATGCGACGCCCGCCATCGAGCGCTGGTTCCGGCTGGAGTGGCAGGAGCACACGCCGCCGTTCTACTGTTCGGTCGACTTGCGTAATGCCGGCTTCAAGCTCGCTCCTGTCGATACGAATCTCTTCCCGGGCGGTTTCAACAATCTGGCGCCTGAAGTGCTGCCGCTCGCGGTGCAGGCCGCCATGGCTGCCATCGAGAAGATTTGTCCCGATGCCAAGAACCTGCTGCTGATCCCTGAGCGTCACACGCGCAACTCGTTCTACCTTCAGAACATCGCCCGGCTGTCGACGATCATGCGTCACGCGGGGCTGAACGTGCGTCTTGGCAGCCTCTCGGATGACATCACCGAGCCGACCACGATCGAGCTGCCCGACGGCCAACACGTCGTGATCGAGCCGCTGGAGCGCTCGCAGCGCCGGCTGGGCCTCAAGAATTTCGATCCCTGTTCGATTCTGCTCAACAACGACCTCTCGGCCGGTATTCCGCCGATTCTCGAAGGGTTGCACGAGCAATATCTGCTGCCGCCGCTGCACGCAGGCTGGGCCGTACGCCGCAAGAGCCAGCATTTCTCGGCGTACGACGATGTGGTCAAGAAGTTCGCCAAGATGATCGACGTCGATCAGTGGATGCTCAATCCGTACTTCGCCAAGTGCGAAGGCATCGACTTCGATGAGCGCGTGGGCGAGGAGAAGCTGGCCGACACGGTCGACGCGGTGCTCAAGAAGATCAACAAGAAGTATCGCGAGTACGGCATCACCGAGAAGCCGTTTGTCGTGATCAAGGCCGATGCCGGGACGTACGGCATGGGTGTGATGATGGTGCACGACGCCGCCGAGATCAAAAACCTGAACCGCCGCGAACGCACCAAGATGAGCGTGGTCAAGGACGGTCTCGAAGTGCACGACGTGATCGTGCAAGAGGGCGTCTACACGTTCGAGCGCATCAATGAGGCAGTGGCCGAGCCGGTGGTCTACATGATCGACCGCTATGTGGTCGGTGGCTTCTACCGCGTGCACACGGGGCGTGGCACCGACGAGAACCTGAACGCACCGGGCATGCACTTCGTGCCGCTGGCGTTTGAACACACCGCGTTGCCGGACGTTCACGCCAAGCCGGGCGCTGCACCGCCGAACCGCTTCTATATGTATGGCGTGGTGGCGCGTCTTGCGCTGCTGGCGTCGTCGATCGAGCTCGAACGGACGGATCCGGACCCGGAAACGTACTGA
- a CDS encoding rhodanese-like domain-containing protein, which produces MKFFADYTNLALIAIALVSGGMLAWPVFKRGGRGLSTIEATQLINRKGAVVLDVRSIEEFAGGHLPSARNVPLDDVEQKVGQVIKNKAAPVLIVCKSGQRSARAQTLLRNLGYAESFSLQGGLAAWQEAGLPVVK; this is translated from the coding sequence GTGAAGTTCTTTGCCGATTACACCAACCTCGCGCTGATCGCCATTGCCCTCGTTTCGGGCGGCATGCTGGCATGGCCGGTTTTCAAGCGCGGCGGTCGCGGTCTGTCCACGATCGAAGCGACGCAGCTCATCAACCGCAAGGGCGCCGTGGTTCTGGACGTGCGCTCGATAGAGGAATTCGCCGGCGGCCACTTGCCGTCCGCGCGCAACGTGCCGCTCGACGACGTGGAACAAAAAGTCGGGCAAGTCATCAAGAATAAGGCAGCACCGGTACTTATCGTGTGCAAGAGCGGTCAACGCTCGGCGCGCGCCCAGACGTTGCTGCGCAATCTCGGCTATGCCGAGTCGTTCAGCCTCCAGGGCGGTCTTGCCGCTTGGCAGGAAGCCGGCTTGCCGGTCGTAAAGTAA
- a CDS encoding PTS sugar transporter subunit IIA codes for MAGILIIAHAPLATALRECVSHIYGGCPARIGAIDVAPDQDTAALLGVARERLAQLHEENGVLVLTDLFGATPSNIAAQLVGPKVRVLAGVNLSMLIKSVCYRSVPLDTLAEKVLAGGSKGILEVGAGAPAIHSTSH; via the coding sequence ATGGCTGGAATTCTGATCATTGCCCACGCACCGCTCGCGACAGCCCTTCGCGAGTGTGTTTCACATATTTACGGCGGCTGTCCGGCGCGCATCGGCGCGATCGACGTTGCTCCCGATCAGGACACGGCGGCGCTGCTCGGCGTTGCCCGCGAACGGCTCGCGCAACTGCACGAAGAAAACGGCGTGCTGGTGCTCACCGACCTGTTTGGCGCTACGCCGTCGAACATCGCGGCGCAACTGGTCGGGCCGAAGGTGCGGGTGCTCGCGGGGGTCAACCTGTCGATGCTCATCAAGTCGGTTTGCTACCGCTCGGTGCCGCTCGATACGCTGGCTGAAAAGGTGCTTGCAGGCGGATCTAAAGGTATTCTGGAAGTCGGCGCAGGTGCGCCGGCCATACACTCTACGTCACACTGA
- the gshB gene encoding glutathione synthase, with protein MQILFIADPLDHFKIYKDTTFSMMREAARRGHRIFACEPHEMAWQGDSVDARVQEIRLTGDAERWYETIDTRVAALTAFDAVIMRKDPPFDMEYINSTWLLEIAERAGARVFNKPSAIRDHSEKLAIAEFGEFVTPTLVTRDAARLRAFHAEHGDAIYKPLDGMGGTGVFRIGPDGRNLGAVIEMLGENGARSVMAQRFIPDIKLGDKRILVIGGKVVPHSLARIPQGNEVRGNLAAGGLGEARDLSARDRQIAETLAPTLWQRGLLLVGLDVIGDYLTEVNVTSPTCFQEITDQTGFDVPKMFIDALELAI; from the coding sequence ATGCAGATTCTCTTTATCGCCGACCCGCTCGACCACTTCAAAATCTACAAGGACACCACGTTCTCGATGATGCGCGAAGCCGCGCGTCGCGGGCACCGCATTTTTGCGTGCGAGCCGCACGAAATGGCGTGGCAGGGCGACAGCGTGGACGCACGCGTGCAGGAGATTCGCCTGACCGGTGATGCTGAGCGCTGGTACGAAACCATCGATACGCGCGTGGCCGCGCTCACGGCTTTCGACGCCGTGATCATGCGCAAGGACCCGCCGTTCGACATGGAGTACATCAACTCCACGTGGCTGCTCGAAATTGCGGAGCGTGCCGGTGCCCGCGTATTCAATAAACCCAGTGCGATTCGCGACCACTCGGAGAAGCTCGCAATTGCCGAGTTTGGCGAGTTCGTCACGCCGACGCTGGTCACGCGCGATGCCGCACGGCTGCGTGCCTTTCACGCGGAACATGGCGACGCTATCTACAAGCCGCTCGATGGCATGGGCGGCACGGGTGTGTTCCGCATTGGCCCGGATGGCCGCAATCTTGGCGCTGTCATCGAGATGCTGGGTGAGAACGGTGCCCGCTCGGTGATGGCACAGCGTTTTATCCCCGACATCAAGCTGGGCGACAAACGCATTCTGGTGATTGGCGGCAAAGTGGTGCCGCACTCGCTGGCGCGCATTCCGCAAGGCAATGAAGTCCGCGGCAACCTGGCGGCGGGCGGTCTGGGCGAAGCGCGCGATCTTTCCGCACGTGACCGTCAGATTGCCGAAACGCTGGCGCCGACACTCTGGCAACGTGGCCTGCTGCTCGTGGGGCTCGACGTGATCGGGGATTACCTCACGGAAGTGAACGTCACCAGTCCGACGTGCTTCCAGGAAATCACGGACCAGACTGGATTCGACGTGCCGAAGATGTTCATCGACGCGCTGGAACTCGCGATCTAA
- the ptsP gene encoding phosphoenolpyruvate--protein phosphotransferase, protein MSFTLHGIPVSRGIAIGRAYLLAPATLDVPHYLLDPSQIDDEIARFRKAQASVQQELDTLKAELPDDAPGEMGAFLDVHSLILNDTLLVDAVIKLVRERRYNAEWALTTQLEVLVARFEDIEDEYLRERRADIEQVTERVLKALAGAPGIRHVVAETPRDDMIVVARDIAPADMLQFKSQTFKGFVTDLGGKTSHTAIVARSLGIPASVGVAQASLLIKQDDIIIIDGDHGIVIVDPAPIVLEEYSYRQSERALEDRRLQRLKHSPAQTIDGTPIELLANIELPEDAKTAVAAGAVGVGLFRTEFLFMNMEEAPEEEEQFEAYKRAVESMKGLPLTIRTIDVGADKPLDSHESYETASNPALGLRAIRWSLSEPRMFLTQLRAILRASSFGQVRILFPMLAHAQEIDQTLELVREAKAQLDAAGLLYDPGVKLGAMIEVPAAALTVPMFLKRLDFLSIGTNDLIQYTLAIDRADNAVAHLYDPLHPAVLRLIAMTIREAHAYGVPVAVCGEMAGDPTATRLLLGMGLREFSMHPSQLLQVKQEILRAHLPDLERPVQELLAATEPEEMQAALARLAVA, encoded by the coding sequence TTGTCTTTCACCCTGCACGGCATTCCCGTCTCGCGTGGCATCGCGATCGGCCGCGCCTATCTTCTGGCGCCCGCAACGCTCGATGTCCCGCACTATCTGCTCGATCCGTCCCAGATCGACGACGAAATCGCGCGCTTTCGCAAAGCGCAGGCGAGCGTCCAGCAAGAACTCGATACCCTCAAGGCTGAACTCCCCGACGATGCGCCGGGCGAGATGGGGGCGTTTCTCGATGTCCATTCCCTGATCCTTAACGACACGCTGCTCGTCGACGCCGTCATCAAGCTCGTGCGCGAGCGCCGTTACAACGCCGAGTGGGCACTGACCACGCAACTGGAAGTGCTCGTTGCCCGCTTCGAAGACATCGAAGACGAGTATCTGCGTGAACGGCGTGCCGATATCGAACAAGTGACCGAGCGTGTGCTCAAGGCACTCGCCGGGGCGCCCGGCATCCGGCACGTGGTGGCCGAGACGCCGCGCGACGACATGATCGTCGTGGCGCGCGATATCGCCCCCGCCGACATGCTTCAGTTCAAGTCGCAGACGTTCAAGGGCTTTGTCACCGACCTGGGCGGCAAGACCTCGCACACGGCGATTGTCGCGCGCAGTCTGGGCATTCCGGCATCGGTCGGCGTGGCGCAGGCCAGCCTGCTGATCAAGCAGGACGACATCATCATCATCGACGGCGACCACGGCATCGTGATCGTCGATCCGGCACCCATCGTGCTCGAAGAGTACAGCTACCGGCAAAGCGAGCGCGCGCTCGAAGACCGCCGGTTGCAACGGCTCAAGCACTCGCCGGCACAGACCATCGACGGCACGCCCATTGAGCTGCTCGCCAACATCGAGCTGCCGGAAGACGCGAAGACAGCGGTGGCCGCTGGCGCCGTCGGCGTGGGGCTCTTCCGCACGGAATTCCTCTTCATGAATATGGAAGAGGCGCCGGAAGAGGAGGAACAGTTCGAGGCGTATAAACGCGCGGTCGAGTCGATGAAGGGGCTGCCGCTCACGATTCGCACCATCGACGTCGGGGCCGATAAGCCGCTCGACAGCCACGAGTCGTACGAGACCGCGTCGAACCCGGCGCTGGGCTTGCGTGCCATTCGATGGAGCTTGTCCGAGCCGCGCATGTTTCTCACGCAGTTGCGGGCGATTTTGCGCGCGTCGTCGTTCGGTCAGGTGCGAATCCTGTTCCCGATGCTCGCGCACGCGCAAGAGATCGACCAGACGCTCGAACTCGTGCGCGAAGCCAAGGCACAGCTCGATGCGGCCGGCCTGCTTTACGATCCGGGCGTGAAACTCGGCGCGATGATCGAAGTGCCCGCCGCCGCGCTCACGGTGCCGATGTTCCTCAAGCGGCTCGACTTCCTGTCGATCGGCACGAACGATCTGATTCAGTACACGCTGGCGATCGACCGGGCCGACAACGCGGTGGCCCATCTCTACGATCCGCTGCATCCGGCCGTGCTGCGCCTGATTGCCATGACGATCCGCGAGGCACATGCGTATGGCGTGCCAGTCGCCGTGTGCGGTGAGATGGCCGGCGATCCGACGGCAACACGCCTGCTGCTGGGCATGGGCTTGCGCGAGTTCTCGATGCATCCGAGCCAGTTGCTTCAGGTCAAGCAGGAGATCCTGCGCGCGCATCTGCCCGATCTCGAGCGGCCGGTGCAGGAACTGTTAGCGGCAACGGAGCCCGAGGAAATGCAGGCGGCACTGGCGCGTCTCGCGGTCGCGTAG
- a CDS encoding HPr family phosphocarrier protein, translated as MLRQETTIVNKLGLHARASAKLTQLAAKFQSEVWLTRNGRRINAKSIMGVMMLAAGIGSKVEVETEGTDEQQAMDEILALIAGKFGEGE; from the coding sequence ATGCTTCGACAAGAAACGACGATCGTAAATAAATTGGGCTTGCATGCCCGGGCATCCGCAAAGCTGACGCAACTGGCGGCGAAATTTCAGAGTGAGGTCTGGCTGACCCGGAACGGTCGGCGAATCAACGCGAAGAGCATCATGGGCGTCATGATGCTGGCGGCCGGCATTGGCTCGAAAGTGGAAGTCGAGACCGAAGGTACGGACGAACAACAAGCCATGGACGAGATCCTGGCCCTCATCGCGGGCAAGTTCGGCGAAGGGGAGTAA
- a CDS encoding S41 family peptidase, with amino-acid sequence MRQTLKHIGLIVLGLATGAAATLAFSQASAQSATTPLPLEQLRLLAEVFGQIKREYVQPVDDKKLLTAAIKGMVSSLDPHSSYLDKEEYKELQEQTRGRFAGLGIEISQEDGLVKVITPIEDSPAFKAGLKPGDLITRIDDKPVRGMTLDQAVKRMRGAPGSKVTLTIYRKSDERTFPVSIVRAEIRVQSVKGKLLEPGIAYVRITSFQERTVPDLAKKLQELSKDQPVKGLILDLRNNGGGILQSAVGVSAAFLQNGATVVTTNGQIEDAKQKYTATFDNYRLSASPDDPLKGEAPIWKTVPMVVLVNAYSASASEIVAGALQDSKRALIMGKTTFGKGSVQTVRQLSPDTALRLTTAYYYTPSGRSIQSIGIKPDVPVDQNPKGDPDDVLVTREIDYQNHLHNTQTPDEQKEIDARETRRLEELRRLEEENAKKTPEERKKESQERLPDLGSADDFMLQQAVHQLKGEPVQRTKSRLEANAGPLPKDAKAAPAAAPAAGAKTDPKTDTVVPAKPTDKK; translated from the coding sequence ATGCGCCAAACCCTCAAACACATCGGCCTGATCGTGCTGGGCCTCGCGACCGGTGCGGCTGCCACCCTCGCGTTTTCGCAGGCGTCCGCACAGAGCGCTACCACACCGTTACCGCTCGAGCAGCTCCGACTGCTGGCCGAAGTGTTCGGTCAGATCAAGCGTGAGTACGTCCAGCCGGTCGACGACAAGAAGCTGCTGACCGCAGCCATCAAGGGTATGGTGTCGAGCCTCGACCCGCACTCGTCGTATCTCGACAAGGAAGAATACAAAGAGCTGCAAGAGCAGACGCGTGGCCGCTTCGCAGGTCTCGGCATCGAGATCTCGCAGGAAGACGGCCTCGTGAAGGTGATCACCCCGATCGAAGACAGCCCGGCATTCAAGGCCGGCCTCAAGCCCGGCGACCTGATCACCCGCATTGACGACAAGCCGGTACGCGGCATGACGCTCGACCAGGCGGTCAAGCGCATGCGTGGCGCCCCGGGCAGCAAGGTCACGCTGACCATCTACCGCAAGTCCGACGAACGCACCTTCCCGGTGTCGATCGTGCGCGCCGAAATTCGCGTGCAGAGCGTCAAAGGCAAGCTGCTGGAGCCGGGTATCGCCTACGTGCGCATCACCAGCTTCCAGGAACGCACGGTGCCGGACCTGGCCAAGAAGCTGCAAGAACTGTCGAAGGATCAACCGGTCAAGGGCCTGATTCTCGATCTGCGTAACAACGGCGGCGGCATTCTCCAGTCCGCAGTTGGCGTGTCGGCAGCGTTCCTGCAAAACGGCGCAACCGTCGTGACGACCAACGGTCAGATCGAAGACGCGAAGCAGAAGTACACGGCAACGTTCGACAACTATCGCCTCTCGGCCAGCCCGGACGATCCGCTCAAGGGCGAAGCCCCGATCTGGAAGACGGTGCCGATGGTGGTGCTGGTGAACGCCTACTCGGCGTCGGCCTCGGAAATCGTGGCAGGTGCACTGCAAGACTCGAAGCGTGCGCTGATCATGGGCAAGACGACGTTCGGCAAGGGTTCGGTGCAAACGGTGCGTCAGCTTTCGCCGGATACGGCACTGCGTCTGACCACGGCGTACTACTACACGCCGAGCGGCCGCTCGATCCAGTCGATCGGTATCAAGCCGGACGTGCCGGTCGATCAGAATCCGAAGGGTGACCCGGACGACGTGCTGGTAACGCGCGAAATCGATTACCAGAACCACCTGCACAACACGCAGACGCCGGACGAGCAGAAGGAAATCGACGCTCGCGAAACCCGCCGCCTGGAAGAGCTGCGCCGTCTCGAGGAAGAGAACGCCAAGAAGACGCCGGAAGAACGCAAGAAGGAAAGCCAGGAGCGTCTGCCGGATCTGGGCAGCGCCGATGACTTCATGCTCCAGCAGGCTGTGCATCAACTGAAGGGCGAACCGGTCCAGCGCACGAAGTCGCGTCTGGAAGCCAATGCCGGTCCGCTGCCGAAGGATGCCAAGGCAGCACCGGCCGCCGCCCCGGCTGCCGGCGCCAAGACCGATCCGAAGACGGATACGGTCGTGCCCGCCAAGCCGACGGACAAGAAGTAA